Within Cyanobium sp. AMD-g, the genomic segment GGGCAGCCACCGCGGCCGCGGCATGGAAGTCCGCCAGATCATCCGCCAGCCCTTCGAGTTGGGCATCGCTCAGGCCATGGCGTTCGAGCACCGCTCCCAGCAGGGCGCTCTGGGGAAACTGGCGCATGCGCACGGCCAGCTCCAGGATGGGTCCGGAGCCGTGAAACGCGGCGCGCTCGGGCGGGCCATGGATGGGGCTGAGCCCGAGGTAGAGGTCCGGAGCCAGGCGCTGGTTGAGCCTGAGCTCCTCCTGGCAGAACCAGCGGCGCCGCTCCGGCGTCGAAAAGTCGACGAAGCCCAGATTCACCGGCTTCTTGATTTTGTAGGCGAAGCTTCCGGTGAGCAGGATCCAGGAAATGTGGGTTTCCAGGCACTCGACCCGCTCGACCGGATGGTCATAGGCGGCGGGATCGAGCAGGGCCGCGATCATTGGGTCCAAGGCCGCTCCGATGCTTCTTGCGATTCAATCCAATCATCTGCAGGGTGACGATGGCTTCCACCGGGGTCCACACCAGCACAGGCACCAGCAGCCCAGCCGCCAGGGGAGATGTGGGTCGCGCGAACAGGGTCAGCATCAAGGTCAGCATCCAGCCCAGCAGGCCGATGGGAAGGCCCGCTGACAGGTTGCGGAGGCGGCAGATCACACAGTGTTGGCTGCGCAGGAGCACCAACAGGCTCGCGTAGGCAGCCACCCAGAGCCATGCGCCGGTCTTGAACCAGAAGGAGAGCGCTGAGAAGTAATAGCTGACGCTGATGACGACCCAGGCGGCGGGGACCCACGGATCGATGCTCATCCAGCCCGGTCGTCTGAGGCTGCGATACCAGGAGAAGTCCTGCTCCGAGGGATTGATGACCAGCGTCACCACCAGAAGGGTGATCAGGATCAGGAGCCAGGGGGGCACGGCCATCTGCAGACACAGGCATTATTGGCTGCTGCCGGGGACCCGTCCATGGCGTGGGATGTCGGTTCGTCGCTCAGATGGATCAGACCGCCGGACGCCCCTACGTTTGAAGGGTCCCACGAGCTTGATGGAGGCCCCATGCATACCCACGACCTCGAGAACCACGACAACCTCTACGCCGACGAAGGCACGATGGTGATCGGTGAGACCCGGGCGGACGCCCAGAGCCATGCTTACTGGGCTGTGGGGGCCATCGCCTTGATGGTGGTGGGATTGGGTGTGGCCCTGGTCATCTCCTGAGTCGCCGCGAAGCGCTCCCGGAAACAGGGCAGGGGGATGGGTTCACAGAGTCGGACCCAGTCCCCGCTTCCCCTGTGCTGCCAGGCGGAAAGCCACAGCGGATGGACGGCTCCCCAGCGGCAGATCAGCAGGTAACGATGTCCCCAGGCCGTGGGCCAGGCCATGGCGGCCCCCCTCGCCCACGGCCAGTGGTCAGGGTGCAGCGGCTCCAGATCGCGATGGCGGCGCAGCAGGGCTGGCAGCAGCTGGCCAGCGGGAATCCCCTGGCAGTGCTGCAGCCGCCTGGCCAGGGCGGGCGGATCGCCCCGGCTGGGGAGAACCAGGTGCAGTCCCCCCCAACCGGGAAAGCCCAGACAGGAGAGAAGGGCGCCGTAAGCCATGCGTGGACGGGACGTTGACATCCCTTTGGTGCCACCGCCTGTCACGAAGCGGACGCTGGGGCGGTCGCACTGCCAGGATCGGCGGGAAGGAAGCGACTCCCCTGCCGCCATGTTCGAGAACCGCGAACGGCCCGCCTGGGTCAACTGGCTGATCCTGGCGATCTTCCTGTTGTCGTCGTGGCAGCTGGCCGGGTTCTGGTTTCAGCAGCTGCACCACTGAGCAGCCGGGGGGCGTCAGGAGGGGCGTCGCGGCCTGGCGGTGAGGGCCCGCACCAGCCGGACGCCGCCGCCCACCAGCAGCAGCAGGGCCATCAGGGCCAGCAAGGCCACCACGATCACGCTGCCCAGCTGCAGGATCCCCATGCTGAGCCGGCTCAGGCCGCCGATCAGGTTGGCGATGGCATTGCTGACCAGGAGCAGGGCATCGAGCCGCTCCGGCAACTGCATCAGCCCGACGAGGATCAGCGCCCCCGCCACGATCAGCATCAGGCCCGCCAGCAACTGGCGCCACCGGGAGGAGGGACGGCGGCGGCGACTGCGCAGCTGCAGACCCTTTCCCGGCGTTGGTCCCCTCGGTGTCGGCAGATGCAGCGGGTAGGGGGTGTGCGGCATGGCTGGGGGTTCAGAGCTCCAGCGGATAGCCGGCGCCGCGCATCCACCGCTCGAATTCCATCAGCACCAACTCATTGGGGCAATCGATCAGGGACAGGTCGTTGACCGTGCAGTCACCCTGACCACCATGGTGGAGGGTGAGGTGGAACTGGGTACCGCTCAAGCCGCAGACCTCTGGATCACTGCGCACCACCACATCAAGGGCCGCGCCCAGCCGTGCGACCCGGCGGCGCAGTTCCGACCAGGTCATGCCCATGGCACGGCAGTGGAAAGCAAAGGATGTCGCCCCCAGTGTGACCAGCGCGGGGCCGAAGTCAACAGGACGCGGGCCGGGGGCTCAGGGACGTGGGGCTTCCGGAGCGGCCTGGGGGGGCGGTGGGGTTGGCACCGGTGGCACGGCGGGCGGCGGCGGCAGCAGCAGCACCAGGGCCGCCGAGACGGCCAGGGCCGCTGCCCCGCCCAGAGGGGCCGTCAGTCGGCGATGAAGGGGGATCCGCTCCAGCAGTTCCCTGGGACCGAGCGGCTCCGGCTCAGGGATCTCCAGGGGCAGCTGCACGCGGGGATCGAGGCGCAACAGGTCGAGCACCCGCACCAGATCAGCCAGTTCCGCATCGTCGAGATGCATCTCCAGCGGAGGGGTGTCGGGCTGGCTGCTGCGCAGCAGCAGCCGGTGGCCGCCCTCGGGGTGGGGGCCGATATCGACGGGTTCGCCCGCCATGCTGAAATCGCGGCGCACGCCGCTGATCAGGTGCCGGGCGTAGGGCAGCACCACCTGCATCAGTGCCTGCAGGTGCTCACGCCGCCCCTCCAGCAGGGGCCGGCCCACCCACTGCAGACTCCAGCCGGTGATGATGCCAAGGGCCGCACCGCTCTGGCCGATGGAGACGTCGGGGAGCCCTTCCACCTGCAGGCGGCAGCTGAGCTGATCGAAGACGAGGCTCTGCTTCATCACGGAACTCTGAACCATGGGGGGTCTCAGGGGGACGGCCTCAGGCGACCGCGTCCATCAGGCTGGCCTTGATGCGCTCGAAGCCTCCCAGGCCGGCGCAGAGGCTGAGGCCCTGGACCAGCTGAAGCCGCTGGGCGGCCCCATCGGTGGGATCGAGCAATTTCTGCACGCCGCTGCGGCGGGGATTCATGCGTTCCTGCACCAGCTCCAGCAGACGCCCCTGGAACAGCGCCCAGCGTTCACGCGCCACCGCCTCCGGCTCGCTGCTGGAGAGCAGGGAGCGCAGCATCGGGTAGAGGCGATCGGCCATGACGCAGAGGATGCGGATCAGGGCATCGGTTTCGTCGACGGGAACCTCGCCGCGCCGGCAGGTGCGTCGCAGCGGGTTGTGGCAGCGGCGCTTCCACAGCTCCACCCGGTTGGGGAAGAGACCTCCATAGCCCAGCTGCTCGCTCATCCAGACCATCGCTTCACCCCCGTTGAGGTCGAGCGCCTCCATGCAGAGCAGCATCAGATCGAGCCGCTCCAGTCCCCGGCGGGGCAGGGGGCGGGAGGGGTGGTCCTGGGTCGCCGCTTCCGAAGTGTCCTTGGCCATGACTGCGATGATGCCAGCGGCGCCGTCCATCCGTCACGTCGCCGGTACCGGTCCCTTCACCAGCACGATGCCCAGCAGCCCTTCATCGATCGATCTGCGCACCTGGGTCCGGGACATTCCCGACTTTCCGAAGCCGGGCATCCTCTTCCGTGACCTCACCCCCCTGATGCGGGACCCCGACGGCTGGGGCGAGGCCATCCGCCTGCTGGGCCTGCTCTGCGATCGGGTTCAGCCGGACCTGATCGTGGGCATCGAATCCCGCGGCTTCATCGTCGGTACGGCCCTGGCCACCGTCGTCGGTGTCGGCTTCGTGCCGGTGCGTAAGCCCGGCAAGCTTCCCGGCGAGGTGATCGGGGTGGACTACAGCCTCGAGTACGGCACCGACCGGCTGGAGATCCACAGCGATGCCCTCGGCCAGGGTTCGCGGGTGCTGATCGTCGATGATCTGCTGGCCACCGGCGGCACCGCCGAGGCCTGCACCGAGCTGGTGCTGAAGGCCGGTGGGGAGCTGTGCGGCTTTGGCTTCCTGGCCGAACTGGCGGCCCTGGAGGGCCGCAGCCGGCTGCCTCAGGAGCAGCCGATCGAGTCGCTGATCATCTACAGCTGAGGCTCAGCCCTGCTGGTCCTGCCAGGTGAGGACGGTGTCGAACTGTTCGAGGCTGATCAGGCCGAACCGCCACAGCACCGCCGGCAGCGGTGCCTGCTCCAGCTGGGACTGTTTGATGCCCAGCTGCAGGGCGTTTTCACTCAGGCCGAGCTGATGGCGCAGGAAGCGCACCATGGCCGGAGAGGGCAGGGGCTGGGGAGAGCTGCTGATCACCATCCCCCCATGCTGGGAGTGTCTGGCGCAGGCGGCAAGGCCCCTGGGTCATGGCCCGCAGGGCCAGGGCCCGGCTCCAGCCGAACCGCGACAGGACCCCGAAGGCCAGACCGCGCAGCGGCAGCAACAGGGGCTGACGGTTGGAGAAGAGCCGCACCAGCAGGTCGGTGGCCAGCAGGGTGAGCAGCAGATCGGGCCAGCGGCGGCGTGCGTAGGCCGCAGCCAGGCGACGCGGGGACAGCGTTCCCCGGGCGGCCTGCTCGGCGAGCTGGTGCAGCACCGCCACATCCCGCCAGCAGAGATTCAACCCCTGGCCGCCCACCGGATGGCAGCGGTGGGCGCTTTCCCCCACCAGCACCGTGCGGCCGCGGTGCAGGCGGTGGGCCAGCTGCAGGGCCACCGGAAAACTGCGGGGTGCCACCAGCAGGGCCTCGGGCTGGAGTTGGTCCGGCAGGGCACCCGCCAGCCGATCGAGGAAGGCAGGGCCGCTCAGGGCTTCGAGCTGCCGGCAGCGGGCCGTGGGTGCACTCCAGACCAGCTGGAAGCGACGCTCGCCAATCGGAAGCACCGCAAAGGGCCCTTCCGGACGCAGCAGCTCCCAGGCTTCGTCGTCGTTGCCGCCTCCCATCTCCACCTGCACGGTGAGGCAGGCCTGGGTGTAGCGGTGGCTCCACTGGCCGATGCCCAGGGCACGCCGGGTGGGGGAGTCGGGTCCATCGGCGGCCACCAGCAGATCGGGTTCGCTGGCGGCGACCGCTGCCGCTGTTCCCAGCGCCAGCGCAACGGCGGGGTGCTGGCCCAGGCGCCGCAGCAGCAACGCCATCAGGGGCCGGTGCGAGCCGATCCAGCCCACCGCGCCGCCGTGCTCCAGGCCGGTCGGATCGAAGCTGACCCGACGCTCCGTGGCCCCGTCCTGAAGCCGCAGGCGGCGGAAGGGAACCAGCTGGCGCCGCAGATCGCCCCATAGACCCAGCCGCTCCAGCAGGTCACGGCTGGAATGGGTGAAGGCGTAGGCCCGCTCCCGGCCCTGCAGAGCCTCGGGGCCGAGGGGATCGTGGAGACTCACCTGCCAGCCGGCCTGCGCCAGGGCCAGGGCCGTCAGGGCGCCGGTGGGGCCGGCTCCGTTGATCCGGGCATGGAGCGAAGGGCGCATGGCCACAAAAAAGCCGCAACAGAAAGTCTGCTGCGGCGATGGGGTCAGCCGTGATCAGCCGATGCCGAGCAGACCGCGGGTGAAGGCTTCGCCACCCAGGGCGAATTCGGTGGCGAGCAGGGCGATGAAGCCGAGCATGGCCATGCGGCCGTTGAGCTTCTCGGCGCGCTCGTGGAAGCCCCAGCCGCTCTCGGCGCTCACCACTTCCATGCGGGGCTCGGTGGCGAAGGCGTTGAGGCGGCCGCCGTCTTCGGTGGTGACGGTGGCGCCGCGGATGGCG encodes:
- a CDS encoding DUF3038 domain-containing protein, whose product is MAKDTSEAATQDHPSRPLPRRGLERLDLMLLCMEALDLNGGEAMVWMSEQLGYGGLFPNRVELWKRRCHNPLRRTCRRGEVPVDETDALIRILCVMADRLYPMLRSLLSSSEPEAVARERWALFQGRLLELVQERMNPRRSGVQKLLDPTDGAAQRLQLVQGLSLCAGLGGFERIKASLMDAVA
- a CDS encoding FAD-dependent monooxygenase, whose product is MRPSLHARINGAGPTGALTALALAQAGWQVSLHDPLGPEALQGRERAYAFTHSSRDLLERLGLWGDLRRQLVPFRRLRLQDGATERRVSFDPTGLEHGGAVGWIGSHRPLMALLLRRLGQHPAVALALGTAAAVAASEPDLLVAADGPDSPTRRALGIGQWSHRYTQACLTVQVEMGGGNDDEAWELLRPEGPFAVLPIGERRFQLVWSAPTARCRQLEALSGPAFLDRLAGALPDQLQPEALLVAPRSFPVALQLAHRLHRGRTVLVGESAHRCHPVGGQGLNLCWRDVAVLHQLAEQAARGTLSPRRLAAAYARRRWPDLLLTLLATDLLVRLFSNRQPLLLPLRGLAFGVLSRFGWSRALALRAMTQGPCRLRQTLPAWGDGDQQLSPAPALSGHGALPAPSARPE
- a CDS encoding DUF4335 domain-containing protein; the protein is MVQSSVMKQSLVFDQLSCRLQVEGLPDVSIGQSGAALGIITGWSLQWVGRPLLEGRREHLQALMQVVLPYARHLISGVRRDFSMAGEPVDIGPHPEGGHRLLLRSSQPDTPPLEMHLDDAELADLVRVLDLLRLDPRVQLPLEIPEPEPLGPRELLERIPLHRRLTAPLGGAAALAVSAALVLLLPPPPAVPPVPTPPPPQAAPEAPRP
- a CDS encoding high light inducible protein; this encodes MTAATPTAPTALDRSAIRGATVTTEDGGRLNAFATEPRMEVVSAESGWGFHERAEKLNGRMAMLGFIALLATEFALGGEAFTRGLLGIG
- a CDS encoding DUF2949 domain-containing protein codes for the protein MVISSSPQPLPSPAMVRFLRHQLGLSENALQLGIKQSQLEQAPLPAVLWRFGLISLEQFDTVLTWQDQQG
- a CDS encoding TspO/MBR family protein is translated as MAVPPWLLILITLLVVTLVINPSEQDFSWYRSLRRPGWMSIDPWVPAAWVVISVSYYFSALSFWFKTGAWLWVAAYASLLVLLRSQHCVICRLRNLSAGLPIGLLGWMLTLMLTLFARPTSPLAAGLLVPVLVWTPVEAIVTLQMIGLNRKKHRSGLGPNDRGPARSRRL
- a CDS encoding adenine phosphoribosyltransferase; the protein is MPSSPSSIDLRTWVRDIPDFPKPGILFRDLTPLMRDPDGWGEAIRLLGLLCDRVQPDLIVGIESRGFIVGTALATVVGVGFVPVRKPGKLPGEVIGVDYSLEYGTDRLEIHSDALGQGSRVLIVDDLLATGGTAEACTELVLKAGGELCGFGFLAELAALEGRSRLPQEQPIESLIIYS
- a CDS encoding DUF308 domain-containing protein, which gives rise to MPHTPYPLHLPTPRGPTPGKGLQLRSRRRRPSSRWRQLLAGLMLIVAGALILVGLMQLPERLDALLLVSNAIANLIGGLSRLSMGILQLGSVIVVALLALMALLLLVGGGVRLVRALTARPRRPS